The following proteins are encoded in a genomic region of Narcine bancroftii isolate sNarBan1 chromosome 5 unlocalized genomic scaffold, sNarBan1.hap1 SUPER_5_unloc_2, whole genome shotgun sequence:
- the LOC138750112 gene encoding probable antibacterial peptide polyprotein encodes MTYRFSPTYDVQVLPYVRRTGSSLRETYSFAPFYDMHVLPHVRRKGSPYIRCTVTCLRSTYKLPPIYDMEVLPYIRRSPLCKMYMFSAINDMQVLLTYDVQVLPTYDMRVQTYIRLTVSPLRKTYRFSQMHDVQFFPYLRRMSSALSLTCRFSPISDMQVLPYIRRTGSPLRNRFSPISDMQVQTYIRLTVSPLRKTYRFSQMHDVQFFPYLRRMSSALSLTCRFSPISDMQVLPYIRRSPLCEMYRFSLMYDVQVLPYVRRTGSPLRATYRFSLTYDVLVYPFSPIPDMQVLPYIRRTGSPLRNRRTSSPLRTTYRFSHTYHIQVLPYVRRKGSHLRMTYRFSPTFSPISDMQVQTYIRLTVSPLRKTYRFSQMHDVQFFPYLRRMSSALSLTCRFSPISDMQVLPYIRRSPLCKMYMFSAINDMQVLLTYDVQVLPTYDMRVQTYIRLTVSPLRKTYRFSQMHDVQFFPYLRRMSSALSLTCRFSPISDMQVLPYIRRTGSPLRTTYRFSPTYNVQVVLHVRHTISPLLKTYMFTPTYDI; translated from the exons atgacgtacaggttctcccctacgtacgacgtacaggttctcccctacgtgagacgaacaggttcttccctacgtgAGACGTACAGTTTCGcaccattctatgacatgcatgtCCTCCCCCAtgtacgacgtaaaggttctcccTACATACGATGTACAGTTACATGCCTACGTTCGACGTACAAGTTaccccctatctatgacatggaggttctcccctacataaggc gttctcccctatgtaagatgtaCATGTTCTCCGCTAtcaatgacatgcaggttctcctcacgtacgacgtacaggttctacccacatacgacatgcgg gttcaaaCCTACATAAGACTTAcagtttctcccctacgtaagacgtacaggttctcccaaatGCATGACGTACAGTTTTTCCCATACCTAAGGCGTATGAGTTCagccctatctctgacatgcaggttctcccctatctctgacatgcaggttctcccctacataagacgtactggttctccACTACGTAACAG gttctcccctatctctgacatgcaggttcaaaCCTACATAAGACTTAcagtttctcccctacgtaagacgtacaggttctcccaaatGCATGACGTACAGTTTTTCCCCTACCTAAGGCGTATGAGTTCagccctatctctgacatgcaggttctcccctatctctgacatgcaggttctcccctacataagac gttctcccctatgtgagatgtacaggttctcccttatgtacgacgtacaggttctcccctacgtacgacgtacaggttctcccctacgtgcgacgtacaggttctcactaACGTATGATGTACTTGTTTACCc gttctcccctatccctgacatgcaggttctcccctacataagacgtactggttctccACTACGTAACAG acgtacaagttctcccctacgtacgacgtacaggttctcccatacctaccacatacaggttctcccctatgtacgacgtaaaggttctcACCTACGtatgacgtataggttctcccctac gttctcccctatctctgacatgcaggttcaaaCCTACATAAGACTTAcagtttctcccctacgtaagacgtacaggttctcccaaatGCATGACGTACAGTTTTTCCCATACCTAAGGCGTATGAGTTCagccctatctctgacatgcaggttctcccctatctctgacatgcaggttctcccctacataagac gttctcccctatgtaagatgtaCATGTTCTCCGCTAtcaatgacatgcaggttctcctcacgtacgacgtacaggttctacccacatacgacatgcgg gttcaaaCCTACATAAGACTTAcagtttctcccctacgtaagacgtacaggttctcccaaatGCATGACGTACAGTTTTTCCCCTACCTAAGGCGTATGAGTTCagccctatctctgacatgcaggttctcccctatctctgacatgcaggttctcccctacataagacgtactggttctcccctacgtacgacgtacaggttctcccctacgtacaacgtacaggttgtcctccACGTACGACATACAATTTCTCCCCTgcttaagacgtacatgttcacccctacgtacgacatatag